In Pseudomonas sp. LRP2-20, the genomic window CAGGCAAATTTCTGGAAGTTGTTGTCCTTGCGCAAGTAGGAAAACGAAACGCTGCCCTTCGCGATAGCTGCAGGACTAGGATTCCACGCGGCGTATTTATCGCTGTAGATAGTGGCACGAATGATGATTCCCGAGCAAAGGAATGCCGGCATGCTGTCATTGCCACAGTTTCTGCGGGTATCGTTGTAACGCTTGGTCAAGGCCTCCGCCGTGGCCGGGCCATCGACCACGGTGATGGCCGGGGCATGGGGTTTGGAGGGAGGGGTTGGCGTTTCCTGGCTGACGCAGGCAACCAGCAGTAAAGGTACGAACAGCAGCAGTAATCGGTTCATCTGGCAAACCTCGGGCGTGTGCTCACCTGCTTCGGCGTGCTCGACGAAGGCATCGGTGTGAGAAAGAAGAGTGGATTGGCCCGGGTTGGTGTCAGATTATGGGGGGCGGTGACCAGGTACAACTGGCAGAAATGACAGGTACTGTCGCCAAAAAAAAGAGGGGAGCCGGCCAGGCTCCCCTCGTTCTGTTGTGGTGGTTCAGGTTGGATCAGGGGCGGTAACCGCGGCTGTCGATGACGATGTGCGTTGTGTCGTTGGTGACAGCGCCTGCGGTGTTCTCTGCGGTCCACTCGGCATAGATGTGGCAAAGGTCCAGCGGGAACGCCAGCTTTGCGGCGTCAAGTGGGAACTCGGTGACAGTGTCCTTATCGTCGGGTCCGACGGTTTTGCGCATCGTGATCCTGGTCTCTTCGATCGGTGTATCGCCAGGGGTGTGGTTCTCATCCAGGTGTTGCACGATGTCGATCGAGACCGTGTCGCTGATTTCTTTATTCAGGTAATGCGGTGTCACGAACCACACCCCCGCCTTGATCTCATTAGGCCCGATCACGCCGTTGCTGTTCAGCGGCCGGTAACTGGCATCCGGCAGGGTACCTCCGCCCGGCAGTTCGTCCGAACCAGAGACCAGGACGGGCTGCTCCGGTGAATTCGAGGTGTTCTCCGCGCCGCCAGCCACGCGGCGGGTTACGCTGTACTTCAGGGCCTTCTCACCCGAGCCTTCATTGCCGATCTGCGCCGCGGTGAGGGGGAGCACCAGGTCGATCTTGTTGGCTACATCCGCTGCACCGATGACGCGCTCGGTGAGCGGTGTGCTGCCGTAGGTGACATTCAACCGGTCATTGAGAAGGAACAGCTCCTGCTCCGGTATCTGCGAGTCGTACCAGTACACGGTGATGGTGGCATTTTTGTCGAAATCCTCCACCGGGATCTCGTTTCGCTCTCCACTGGCCGACAGCAGCAGGGCGGCCTTCAGGTTGGGGTGTACTGGCTTCTCTGGGTCCGGGTCGCCACCGGCCTGGAACAGGTTGATAGCTACGGTGGTGGCAGGGGAGGTGCCGGCAACCAGTCCGTTGCGCACGATGCGGTACAACACATCAATGTTGGCGACCTGGTTGGCGCCGCCGGTCGCGGCTTTCCAGGTGTCGTAGAGCGCGGCATAGGAGGCCTGGACGGTGTGTTGCTGATCCTCCGTACCTCCCGGAATTGGAACAAGGGTATGCGCCTGCTCATCCCAAACCAGCTGGATCTGGTCCCCCGGCTGGATACCCGGGGTGCCGGTGAATGCGGGGATGATCACGTCTGCCGGGCCACGTGCGTCGGCTTCGTCGATAATGCCGTCATCGTCGAAGGACGGTACTTCCGGAGCCAACAGGCCAGTCAGTTCCCCCTTGAGCAGTACCCGCAGATCGAGCGACTCTGAAGGCAGCGAGTTGTTGCCGGCACGGTCGGTAATCAGATAAGTGAATTTAAGCTCGCCATCGCCTGCGGCTTCGATGTCTTCGCGCACGAAGCGCAGTTCTACGTCGTCATCACTACCACCGATGAGGTTTTCTGCCGTACTGTTCGGTGCAACGGTGTCGTTGATATAGCCTTGGAGTAAGTCGCCAGGTTCAACGCCTTCATAGCTGGGCACGAAGCTTTCCAGGTATTCGGTACCGGCGTCATTTTTGAGCTTATCCGGGGTCAGGCCATTCCTGACAATGTCTTCATCCACAAGGAGCTGGCCCAGGGTCGGGCGGCCCGGGGCGGTCAGGTCAACCCGGAACGACTGGTTCGGGCCATCCTCTTCACCGCCACCCTGGAAGTAGGTCACCCGGTACACGATGGTGTGGGTGCCTTCGCTGCGTGCACTGGCGGGCAGTTCGATCTCGAAAGGGTCACCGATAACGAAGCCGGTGAAAGTGACAGCTGTACCAATGGATTTGCCATCGACGTACAGCTGTACCTTGTCACGGTCAGGGTCGCGTACCTTGCGCGGTACCGGGAACACCAGTGTCAGATCGTCGTTGCGGACGCTCGCCAGCAGCAGGTTGTCGGGGACCCCGGACGGTGGCAGGGGGGCCAGGGCCTCGGTAGGGAATACCAGTGGATCAGGGAATTCTACGATACCGGGTGGCGACACCAGGGTCGCCTTGTACGTCAGCGGGCCCTTGATCAGTGTGCGACGGGCGATGGAGTTGGCGGGTACACGGCTGTTGGCGACTACGTCGATAAATTGGGTCATGGCTTGTTCCATTGGCTAAAGGGAGTCAGGGGTTGTCTGCTGTCTCGCCCAGACCTCGTCAGGCCTGGGCTCGGCAGCGGTGTTGCGGGTACTTTCGGCTGTTCAGCTAGCCTTTGTAGCCAATGCGATCGCAGGTCCATGTTCGACAAAAAACGCGCGCTTGTAACCTGACAGATTTACTAGGTAGCGGCGGCTGTTAAGGCGGGGAATAGTGCGCGAAGGTACGCGGCGGGCATGCCGCACGGTGCATTGGGCACCGCGCGGCAAGGCGTCAGAACGACCAGCGCAGGGCCAGCGAGGCAGTTGTGTCAGAGAAGTTGTCGCTGCCCGCTTGCTGGGCCAGCGCAGCCGTGATGGTCAGGTCGCGGTTGATCCGGCCTTCAGCGCCGGCCTTGAATTCGGCGATGTTGCGCGTGCCGACCTGGCTGACGCTGGCACCGTCGAGGGTGACCCCGGCCTGGCGGCTGTTATGGATCCAGTTGGCTTCGACGAAGGGCTTGAAACTGTCGACCAGGGTATCGTCACCGCTGTAGTTCAGCTTGAGGAAGGCCCGGGCACCGACGCTGACGCTCAAGGTATCGCTGCCGTTGCTGGAGACGATGGTGCCGTTGTCTTCACGGTGATCGTCGGGTGTCACCCCGGACCAGAACACCTTGGCCTTGGGTTGCAGGTACCAGGCGCTGCCGTTGTCGAGGGCGTTGCGCATCACATAGCCGGCTTCGAGCGAAGTGGAAACGCCACTGGCACTGTAGCTTTCCTTGGTGACATCTTCGCCGGTTACCTGGGCATCGAACCAGCTGTACTGCAATACCGCATCGGTATACAGCCCCTGCTCGCTGTTACCGTCGGCGTACCAGGTACCGTAGACACCCGTGGTGTAGCCTTTGACCTGGCTGCCGGCATGGTGGTTGGTTAGCTGCGAGGTAGTGGTACCGTGGCTGTAGCCATAGCCGGCGAAGGCCCCGGCGCGCCAGGCGCCGCCGTCACGGGTCATGCCACCGGCCAGATCGGCGCCCAGCAGCAGGGCATAGCGGCTGGTGTGGGTGTTGAGCTGCCCGGAGTTATCGGTGGCACGCTGATGGCCGCCGCTGTTTTTCATCCACAGGTTGCTTGACCTGCCATTGGCCGTGACGGTGTCGGCGCGCTCGGTCTCGCCGCTGCGTTCGCTGACACTGGCGTCGAACAGGGTATTCATGGCGTAGAGGTTGGCAGCATAAGCGCCACCTTCGGGGCGCACCACCAAGGTAGGCGCCGGGCCTGGGCCCGGGTCAGGGTTGCCCGGGTCGCTCAGCTCGTTGCTCAGGTACCAGTTGCCGCTGTTGTCGCCTTCGCCACGCATCAGGTGGTAGTCGTAGGCGCCGGCGACGATACGGCCCGATTGCTGGAATTCCCCGGCCGAGTTACCCCCCACGGTGATCAGCTCGATGCCGTTGAGGGTCTTGGCGCCGCTGCCGCCCAGGTTGTTGACGCGTACCGAGGTGCTGCCACTGGTGTCGCCCTTGACGACCAGTTTGTCGGTGAGCGAATCGTCGCCGCCGAGTACCGAGTTGAACACCAGGGTGCCGCCGTTGCCGGCATAGTCGCCTTCCACGGTCAGGGTACGGCCGGCGGCACCGTCGGAAAAGGCCACCGTACCGCCATTGCTCAACTGCCCGATGCTGGAGTCGTCGGTGATGATCCAGGAGGCGCTGTCAGCCACGTTTACCTTGTCGACGCCTCGCATCGCGCCGCGCAGGATCGCCTTTTCGATCAGGCTCACTTCGGTAGTGGCAGTGTCCTCTGAGGTGATATTGCCGGTGATTTCGCTGGCGCTGATGGTCAGGTAGGCCTGGGCGTCATCGTGGACCTCCAGCAGGTTGCCGTTGCCTGCGCTGACCACCGTGCCGTCGCGCAGGGTGATGTGGGCGATAGGGGCGGCGTCTTCGCCGGGGAACAGATTGCCCATGTAGATCGCACTGCCGTTGCTGGACACCAGTTGGCTGCTGGCGATATCAAGCACTGCGGTAAGGTCTGCGCTGGAACCACTGATATCGGAATTGATGGCGATGGCATGGCGTTCGCCGTCGAGCACCGAACCGCTGACGGTTGCGTTGCCGCCGAGCATCAGCAATGCCACCCCGGAGGAAAATTCCGCACCCGCTGGAGTATCGCCGTTTTCCTTTGCCGTGACGCGGGTACCGGCCAGGCTCAGGGTGCTCCGGTTATTGAGGATGGCGCGCCCGTCCGCGCGGATCGTAGCACCTTGGGCGGTCAGGCTGCTGCCGTTGACCAGGGCGATGGCCGAGTCCAGCCTTGACCCCGCGCCATCGGCCTCGCTGCCGGGGTTGAGGACCAGGCTGGCGCCGTTGCGCACCTCCCAGAACTCGGCGGGAGTGCCGGCTTCGACCGTGGCGCTTTGCCCTGGGCCGTCAAGGACCGCAGCATGGCTGGCCAATGGGCTACAACCGAGCAGCAGCAGACATGCATAGCGTGAGGGGCTGTGAGTCGTCAGGCGGGAAGGTCGTTTCATCGTAGACTCCGGAATAATTTTTTACAGAAGCCAGAACGGCTGGGTGCGCGGAGAATGCACGGGCGATGGGACGTTTCCTGTAGGAAAAGTCCGATCAAGTCCAAGAAAAGTATGAAATTCGCCAAGGCTTACGGGCGTCGCTCTCAAGGCTTGCGGTCAAGCTTGAGTGACTGTTGGCAGAATGTAACCTGGTAAAAATGTTAGTTTTTGCCGGGAAACTGCGGTGCAGATACCGCTCTGCTGCGCTCGGTATTGCACCGGGCGCAGCAGCCGCATCCTCAGAGTTGTAGGCGAAGGACTCTGGAGAACCTGAACGGTTCGTTGTTGCCGCGATAGATGCTGTAGTTGATCAAGACCACGTTTCCTTTGTTCTCCTCCACGATGCTTCTGGGGACTTGGAAGTATTCGACTCTGCCTGCTTGCAGGTGTTCTTCCGTCGAATCCCAAGGCGTCGGATTTACCCCGTACAAGCGCACGCGCCCTTTATGGCCGGTCTGCTGGTCCGGCGACAAGATGGACACTGCGGCGGTAGGCGAGCCTACTTGCGGGAAATAGCGAGGCGGTGGCATCTCCATCCCTTGGCTGTCGATGTTCAACACGTAGAGGGGTGAAGGGGTAACGCTGTTGACCCTGTAGATGATCTCTACCGGGCGGCCGATGGCATCGACCACTTCAAGACGCGGTACTTTGAATTTCAGCGTTTGCACTGCGACGACCGGCAGCGTTTCGCGCCAGGTAAAGTAAGGACCTTTCCATTCCAGCTCGATGTTTTGGCCTGGCGCCATGCCTGCGAACGGCAATACCTGCACTTCCAGGAAGTCATCGTAATACATGGCCTCATGAAAATTCAGGCGTTTACCTGGCGCTTTGGGAATCACCGGTTCGCCGGGCGATAGGGCGGAGCCTTCCACGCGGAACGGCAAGGGTATGGACGACCCTTTTCCAGGAACCGAGTAGGTGACCACGACATCCTCGTCTCGATTGCCGGCAATATAGGTGCCCTCTATCACCGCCGTTTGCTCGCCAACCGTACTGACTGTGATGATACCGCGGGTGGGCAGCGCAGCGTTCCACTCCCAGTTGATGGGATCCATGCGGGCCATGCCGGGGTAGTTGATGCGCAGAATGGTCGAGGGGCGATCGGCATCGAGCTTGCCGCCCACCACGCCGTCAACGCTCGCGATCGGCAATAGCTCTGTGCCGGCTGCCTTGATTCGAAGGTCCAATTCGAGCGAGGGTGGCAGAGAGGCATCACCGTTGCTGGCAATGTAATACGCCTTGGCGGTGCCACCGGCGATCAAGGCGATGACCGCGTGAGGAATGTTGAAGTGCAGTGGCTGCGTAGGATCGGTGACTGTATCGAAGTCCGTGTAAGGGACCTTGACGCCACCTGACGTAAGGCCGTCCCAAAAGATATCGACACGGTAGCCCTTCCTGATAGCTGGTGAAGCGGGCACGATAAACCTTGCACCATTGGGCACCCATGCCGGATCGAGTTCCCCCTCCTCTGTGGCATCGGGCATCTCAGGCTCTTTGAGTGACAAAGGCTGGCCCGTCACCGGGAGACGGAGCGTTTTCGAGAGCCACCGCTCATCGACCACATAACGCACCCGTACGGAACCTTGACCCAACAGAATGACCTTGGCGTTGGGAATTTTGAACTCAAGGAAGATAGGAATGGGGCTGGGTACCACATAGACGTCGCTGTCGTGATTGACGGGATCGTTGCCAGCTGTCAGGCCGTGCGATTCTACCTTCACTTTCTGGCCAGGCTGAATTCCCTCGTAGCGGGGCACCCAGACTATGACGTCGTCCGCCCCCAGGATTGCCAGGTCGATTTCTTCCACAGGCTTGCCATTCACTACCACAGACGGTGCTTCTGGTGCGTTGGGGTCTTCGAATTCCACATCTACGAGCGTGTAACGAGCCCATCTGGAGCGGTTGCCCACCCTGTCGCGGATTTCATAGGTGACTGGCACCCGGCCTCCCCCTACGTCTTTGAGCGTCTCGCGGTCAATCACTACCTTTTGCTGTTTATTGATTTCCTCAGGTGGCAAGGGGGGCAGCTTTATCTTGAAGCCGCCCCAGCTGACGGTCGGGACATCTTCAAGGCTCATGTTTTCCCAGATATTAATGAAGACTGTGGCTGACGCGGCGTCAGCGGGTACCGGGTTGGGTACCACGAAGGCCAAGGCCAGGTTCTCGTTGAGTTCTGGGGTGTCGGGGTTGGGGTCCCGGCCACCCGGAACAGTGAGCTTGATCTCTACCGGTGTTGGGTCGGATTCAAGCTTCCCGCCACCGATGAACAAGGTGATGAAGTACTTGACGTCATACTTACCGTCTCCGAGCTGTTTGAGCTCGCTGTTGCGAACACGAATGTTCAATGTGCTGGTGTCGCCAACTTGCGCTGAATAGAACGCGACCCGGGTGGTGTTGAAATACACCTCTACAAGGTCACCATCCCGGATGTTGAAATAGGGGCCAACCGTGACAATGATGAACCCCTCCGGATCGTCTTCGATATCTGTATAGCCAAGGCCACCGTCGTCTGCGGCAGGGATGAATGGTTTAGGCAAGTCGGCGAGCCGCTTAAGTGCTTCATCAGGCATGTTCATGGTGTGTGCTCCAAGATGCTACAGGGAGTTGCCAGCGTATGAGCCGGTCGGTTCACCCACAACTGACATAACTACCAGGTGACAGGGCTTGATGCGTGTGTCACCTGACGCTGACTTATTGTTTGAGGCCGACTACCTCATACGAGGTTATGAACGAGGCGCACATACCGACCACCGAGCTGTTGTGCAGCTCCAGCGCCAGGTGCTTGCCGAGACCGCAGTCCTTGGCCGTCCAGTGATAAGCATGAGCGAAAGGCCAGCGGCCGCCGTATGTTGCCTTCAACTCATGCGCTTCCTGTTCGCTGGGCAAGCGCGCACCTTGTGCAGCGACGGCGCTCGACGCGTTGTTCCAGTTCGATTTTGGAAAGCGGTAGACCTTCAGCACGTTACTCACATTGACCGTGTACGCGCGGGTCTGGCCAGTGGCGTCGGTCACGCTGATTTGCGCAGTGCCGTTGCCTTTGGCGGTGACCAGACCATACGGGTCCACGGCTGCGACGCCGGGGTTGCTGCTGGCATAGGTGTAGGGCATTTGGCCGCCGCTGGCATGGCGTTCGACTGCATTGCTGCCGGGGGTGTAGACCGGCGCGACGCCTGGGTGGTCAGGAATGAGGTAGGTCTTGCCGGTCAGGGCTACCGCCGTGGCGTCGAGGCTAAGCGGTGGGTCGATGTTATCCGCAGCGATGTAGTCGAAACGGGCCTGTTCGGCAGTGCTCGTGGGCAGGGTGATCTTGATCAGGGGCAGGTCGATCTCGGCCTTGTGGCGGAAGCTCAGGCGATCCTGCCAAGCATCCTTCAGGCCCGCCGGGGTGGTGTAGAAGAATGCCTGGATGGGCAGCTTGGCGGGAATGTTCTGCTCCCAGAGGCCATGCACCAGCTCGTTATGTTGGGTGAAGCGTTTGTCGGTCGGGTTGCCACTGCTCTTGGCCAGCAGGCTCTGGTAGAACGCCGGGCCTGCCAGATGGTTCTGGCTGCCGCGTACGTTGAAGGCACAGATTTTCGTGTTGTCACCACCTTGCTGGGTGTAGAGCGTGGTCCATTGGGCTGCGCTGGTGATGCCCTGCTGTTCACAGGAAACGCTGGTCGGGTTGCTGCCATATTGGCCGCAGCGGTTGCCGACGCGGCCGTC contains:
- a CDS encoding autotransporter outer membrane beta-barrel domain-containing protein produces the protein MKRPSRLTTHSPSRYACLLLLGCSPLASHAAVLDGPGQSATVEAGTPAEFWEVRNGASLVLNPGSEADGAGSRLDSAIALVNGSSLTAQGATIRADGRAILNNRSTLSLAGTRVTAKENGDTPAGAEFSSGVALLMLGGNATVSGSVLDGERHAIAINSDISGSSADLTAVLDIASSQLVSSNGSAIYMGNLFPGEDAAPIAHITLRDGTVVSAGNGNLLEVHDDAQAYLTISASEITGNITSEDTATTEVSLIEKAILRGAMRGVDKVNVADSASWIITDDSSIGQLSNGGTVAFSDGAAGRTLTVEGDYAGNGGTLVFNSVLGGDDSLTDKLVVKGDTSGSTSVRVNNLGGSGAKTLNGIELITVGGNSAGEFQQSGRIVAGAYDYHLMRGEGDNSGNWYLSNELSDPGNPDPGPGPAPTLVVRPEGGAYAANLYAMNTLFDASVSERSGETERADTVTANGRSSNLWMKNSGGHQRATDNSGQLNTHTSRYALLLGADLAGGMTRDGGAWRAGAFAGYGYSHGTTTSQLTNHHAGSQVKGYTTGVYGTWYADGNSEQGLYTDAVLQYSWFDAQVTGEDVTKESYSASGVSTSLEAGYVMRNALDNGSAWYLQPKAKVFWSGVTPDDHREDNGTIVSSNGSDTLSVSVGARAFLKLNYSGDDTLVDSFKPFVEANWIHNSRQAGVTLDGASVSQVGTRNIAEFKAGAEGRINRDLTITAALAQQAGSDNFSDTTASLALRWSF
- a CDS encoding Ig-like domain-containing protein; this encodes MTTPNVSWTLALALLLSACSSQLQPPAPIPAPPTSPLTIVDGPTTAAALTKRYSDMAQDCEGASRPAFLCNGVILRTTTYSPRYDAWNPSPTAVRLGAVSFSYLRQDSKFARMPWGGENGMVLYPISASPPDKINIAVLCSYPIDGWTDGRVGNRCGQYGSNPTSVSCEQQGITSAAQWTTLYTQQGGDNTKICAFNVRGSQNHLAGPAFYQSLLAKSSGNPTDKRFTQHNELVHGLWEQNIPAKLPIQAFFYTTPAGLKDAWQDRLSFRHKAEIDLPLIKITLPTSTAEQARFDYIAADNIDPPLSLDATAVALTGKTYLIPDHPGVAPVYTPGSNAVERHASGGQMPYTYASSNPGVAAVDPYGLVTAKGNGTAQISVTDATGQTRAYTVNVSNVLKVYRFPKSNWNNASSAVAAQGARLPSEQEAHELKATYGGRWPFAHAYHWTAKDCGLGKHLALELHNSSVVGMCASFITSYEVVGLKQ